The Oncorhynchus gorbuscha isolate QuinsamMale2020 ecotype Even-year unplaced genomic scaffold, OgorEven_v1.0 Un_scaffold_12168, whole genome shotgun sequence genome contains a region encoding:
- the LOC124030495 gene encoding extensin-like encodes MVWDRVTSTPPHLDPLHLDPRTSTPAPRPPRPPAPRPPHLDPPPTPRTSTRPHLGTPAPRPPRTSTPRTSALDPPRPPRTSTPAPRPPHLDPPHLDPPRPPHLDPRTSTPPHLDPRTSTPAPRPPHLDPPHLDPPHLDPPHLDPSHLDPAPRPPHLDPRTSTPHLDPRTSTPAPRPPHLDPPHLDPRTSTPAPRPPHLDPRTSTP; translated from the coding sequence atggtctgggatagggttacctCGACCCCCCCGCACCTCGACCCCCTGCACCTCGACCCCCGCACCTCGACCCCCGCACCTCGACCCCCTCGACCCCCTGCACCTCGACCCCCGCACCTCGACCCCCCCCCGACCCCCCGCACCTCGACCCGCCCGCACCTCGGCACCCCCGCACCTCGACCCCCCCGCACCTCGACCCCCCGCACCTCGGCCCTCGACCCCCCTCGACCCCCCCGCACCTCGACCCCCGCACCTCGACCCCCGCACCTCGACCCCCCGCACCTCGACCCCCCTCGACCCCCGCACCTCGACCCCCGCACCTCGACTCCCCCGCACCTCGACCCCCGCACCTCGACCCCCGCACCTCGACCCCCGCACCTCGACCCCCCGCACCTCGACCCCCCGCACCTCGACCCCCCGCACCTCGACCCCTCGCACCTCGACCCCGCACCTCGACCCCCGCACCTCGACCCCCGCACCTCGACCCCGCACCTCGACCCCCGCACCTCGACCCCCGCACCTCGACCCCCGCACCTCGACCCCCCGCACCTCGACCCCCGCACCTCGACCCCCGCACCTCGACCCCCGCACCTCGACCCCCGCACCTCGACCCCC